The sequence GGGAGATGGCGACTCACGGCGGCTTCTGAAGCTCAAGCAGCAGGTCGAACACCAGAACCAGATCATTTCTAAATTGCAGAGGAAGATtcgcgaaaaggaaaacatgaaaccAAAGGCGGGCAGCGACAGGGAAGAGATCTTGTTCCTGAAGAACCGCATCAAAAAGGAAGTGGAGCTGCAGCACAAGCTGCTGAAGAGCGTGGCAACGGAGGCGCACAACAGCGCCAACGGTCAGCCGTGGGAAACTATCCGCCTGTGCCCCGATAAACTGGCCGAGCACTGGTGCAATCCGTGGATTGTGGGCGGAACGGTGGAGATTGAGCAGAGAGGGTTCTCCTGCGATTCGAATCAGTCGCCACTAAACGGTAGCGATTTGGATTCGGACcacacggccgacgacggcaacTGCGAAAGGCTGCCAGAGCGTATCGAAAAAGAGCTCATGAATCGGGATCGTGTGATCGAGATTCTGCAGAGCCGCATGGAGCGACTTACCGTCGATGTGCGCAAAGTGAAACGTGCCAATGAAGAGTTTAACATCCCCAGAACGGCTCCGGGGGACCCGGAAAGCCCACGGTTCTGCGAAGCAGACTTGTCCCGCCGGCTAGAGTTCTACCGTAACAACACGGAAACGTTGGGACGGAACCTCAAGCAGATGGACCAAGCACTGAAGACCATCCAGAAGGAGTTGGGTGCACTGGAGGACACTCCTGGAGATGTAGCGGGGTGTAGCAAATCGTGTGACCGGCCCTCGAACCCAGAGACGGTTGATTTGTCGGCGGAAGATTGGCAAACGCCATGTCACACTCCAGCCAAAGGCGGTGTGCGCCATgctcaacaacaaacaacgcgTCCCAGTGTCTGCCCGAAGGATGCGGAAGTCCGGAAGCAGTACACGCTCCTGCTGCAAGAGTACACCAAAAAGGCGTCCGAATGTCGGCAGCTGGCGGATCGTCTCGCAACGGCGAAGAGCGTCCCCCCAGAGGACCGCTCGACGGTGGATGCCGAGCGCGAGATGCTACAGACTCGGTATTCCGAGCTGTTGGACGAGCAGGACGAGTTTCGGGTGCTGCTTCGGGAGCAGACGGTCCAGCTGGAAGACTATCGGACCAAGTTTCTCGATGCTCAAACAAAGATCGAAGAGCAGAAGCTTCAGATGGACAAACTGCGGGTGACGAACCGGCGCGTGGAGCAACAGATCAACTTCGAGATCGGACAGATCAAGAAAAAGTTCCAGGACAAACTGCGCGAGCTGACACCGTACCCGCGGCTACTGGAAGACGAGCAGGTCCGAGTCGAGAAACTGAAGCACTCCAACGAAACGCTCTTCGCGGAGCTGGAGCGTTCGCTGAAGCAGGTGAAGCTGCTCGAAGAACAACTCCACAGCCTTCGGTCGTCGCAGGAAGGCGAGGTACAAAAAGCGGTGCACCTGCTACAGCTGGAACTGGaacagcttcagcagcagcaggagtcGCTCGAAAAGGAGAAACAGACGGCACAACAGGAAGCGGGACGGAAGCAGATCGAGCTGGACGAACTTCGCACGGAAAGTGCCAAAATTATTGCACGTACGGCCCAACGCATGGAGCAggatcgaacggtggcccAAGAGAAGTACGCTCAGCTGGAGCACGAGCTGGCCCAGTGCCGGGCCGAAGCGTCCTTTACGGTAGCAAACCGCGAGGAAGCGTTGCGGGAGATGCACCATCAGATCAAGGTGCTGTCGGGCAGCTTCGACGATGCGCAGCTTCAA is a genomic window of Anopheles cruzii unplaced genomic scaffold, idAnoCruzAS_RS32_06 scaffold00555_ctg1, whole genome shotgun sequence containing:
- the LOC128276120 gene encoding coiled-coil domain-containing protein 89-like gives rise to the protein LLKLKQQVEHQNQIISKLQRKIREKENMKPKAGSDREEILFLKNRIKKEVELQHKLLKSVATEAHNSANGQPWETIRLCPDKLAEHWCNPWIVGGTVEIEQRGFSCDSNQSPLNGSDLDSDHTADDGNCERLPERIEKELMNRDRVIEILQSRMERLTVDVRKVKRANEEFNIPRTAPGDPESPRFCEADLSRRLEFYRNNTETLGRNLKQMDQALKTIQKELGALEDTPGDVAGCSKSCDRPSNPETVDLSAEDWQTPCHTPAKGGVRHAQQQTTRPSVCPKDAEVRKQYTLLLQEYTKKASECRQLADRLATAKSVPPEDRSTVDAEREMLQTRYSELLDEQDEFRVLLREQTVQLEDYRTKFLDAQTKIEEQKLQMDKLRVTNRRVEQQINFEIGQIKKKFQDKLRELTPYPRLLEDEQVRVEKLKHSNETLFAELERSLKQVKLLEEQLHSLRSSQEGEVQKAVHLLQLELEQLQQQQESLEKEKQTAQQEAGRKQIELDELRTESAKIIARTAQRMEQDRTVAQEKYAQLEHELAQCRAEASFTVANREEALREMHHQIKVLSGSFDDAQLQIQSLRNQLAYLQNEKLLCMV